The window GTCCCTATTTCAATTTGATAATCAGGAAAAATTTCTAAAACACAGTAACCATAGATCCCACCAAAAAGTGTGCCTAATGCGAGTAAGGGTGAAAAAATGCCTCCTGGGGCTCCAGAACTAAAGCTGATCGTTGATGTTAGAAAGCGTAAAGCAAAAAATAGAATTAAAAGGGAGATTGTAAAGCTTCCCACCATCATCTGATGGATCATTGAAAAGCCTCCACCCACAATTTCAGGCGCGTAAACGCCAATAGCACCACAGCTACCACCAATTAACCCCCCCATTAATACAAAGCGGGATACTTTATTTTGATAGAAGGCGAGAAACTTAGTTTGCAGGTAGAGTAAAAAATTATTAAAACAAATACCCACGACACCAAACAACAGCCCTAAGACTAAATAAAGCCATAGCGTGTTTAGCGGGGCAGATGAAAATTGTCCGATGTTTAGAATCGCTGCTTGGCCACTGATTAACTGGTAGACAATCGTAGACGTGATTGAGCCAATAAAGACAGCTTTGATGGAGATCAGGCTGTATTTAAATTGTGGGCGCATTTCTTCAATGACAAATAAAATACCAGCAAGCGGTGCATTAAAGGCTGTTGATAAACCAGCTGCTGCGCCTGCGGCTAATAGGGTGTGACGTGACTCATTATTTTTAACGCGAAAAATATCATAAAACATTTGGCTTATATTAGCCCCCAGTTGTACGGTAGGGCCTTCACGGCCCAGTACCATTCCGGAACCTAAAGCCCCTAGTCCACCAAAAAATTTAACGGGGATCACTCTCCACCAACGGACTGGGCGTAAATCTTGCAAAGCCCCTTCGATTTCTGGGATACCTGAGCCTCCAGACTCCGGAGATATTTTTTTCACTAAATAGTATCCCACCATCGCTAATATGGCAGATACAGCAAACATGGCTGGAATTATTAGCCATTTATCAGTGACCAGTTCACCAACAGTGCTACTTCTGTAGTTGCTTACCCAAGTTGTACCTAATTCAAACAAAGAACCAATAAGGCCCACAAATGCGCCAATGACTGCGGCTAAAAGTAAAATCGTCACTGGTGTCTTATTAGACTCTTTCAATCGTCTGAGTATTCCAAAACGATATTTCATTGCAGATTGGCTAATGGGACTTTGTTCGGACATCTTTTTATGACTCTCTATATTGGTAATGAGTAACAAATAGTGATTATTTTAGCACAACAGTAAGTTCGCTAAACCATACCATAAATTTATTGTTAGGTATTTTATTTAAAAGATAACGTAAACCAAACGAAATTTTTCTAATTTAAACTATTGGATAATGATGAGTTATGAATGATTAAGGAAAAGATTATGAAGATTAATAGCTAATTATTTATAGAGGGTGCTTTAAGCTATTTAAGCGTAATAATAATAAGTAATGCTCTAATTTTTATTGAGATTGTGACTTAAATAATCAGTAAGCTAATATTTAGCTCCGTTAGTGACGAATAATTAGGTTTAACGATGCTTAAATTTTTAGATATTTATCCTTCAATCGATATTGTATCTGGCTATGCAATGGTTTCTCAGACTGCAATTAAAATAACGCAGGGTAAACACTATAATAAAGCACAAGTTGATAACAAGATCCTTGGAACCCCAGTTGAAGTCGTTAATCGCTGGCAAAATGCTGGCGCCAAATACGTTCATATGGTTGATTTGGATGCGGCTGCTGGTAAAGGTGACAATTATCAATCCATTAAGGAAGCCGTTGTTAAAGCGAATGCGCAAGTGCAAATTTGTGGGGGGATACGTGACGATGAAACATTATCTCGAGCACTTAATTTAGGTTGCCAAAGAGTGAATATCGGTACGGCAGCGCTGGAAAATGTAGCTTGGTGCGAAAAGGTGCTTATGGAATATGGCGACAAGATCGCAATAGCATTGGATGTTAAACAAATAGAAGGACAATATTATCTTACAAGCCGAGGGTGGAATATCATCAATAAAATGCTATGGCCCGTTTTAGAAAGGCTGAACAAAATAGGCTGTCAACGTTATGTTGTAACCGACGTTGACAGAGGTGGGATGCTTTCCTCTCCTAATTTTGATTTATTACAGCAAGTTTGTAATAAAACGGCTTCTCCGATTATCGCTGGTGGTGGTGTGGCTTCACTTGATGATATTAAAAAATTATCGACTATGCGTAGGCAAGGTATTGAAGGAGTCATCCTTGGTCAAGCGCTTCATATAGGCTTAATAGATTTACCTAATGCATTATTGGCTACCAAGAGTCACGATATTGAATAGAGAGCTTATTTATGAGTCAGTTATTTTCTGTTAGTGCGGAAAATATTAGCTTATTAGGCAGTTTGATTTCTCCTGTAACTAATGCTCGCTTTTATAAAGCATATCGATATTTACCAAAGTTATTTTATTATGAAAATGGTGTCATTAATAGCCGAGGAGAAGTTTATTATCAAAAATTGAATTGTAATCAAATTATTTATCAATTAATGGAATTGAAAAATCAATATTTAATGGTCCCAGATATTGAATCTGAGAAGGTCATAAAGTATGTCATTGCTGACCATATGTTTTCTAAATTGCTAAGAATGTTAGACTTTATTATTGGTAATAATGATGAGGATAGGGATGTTATTAACGGATATATAAAAGCAATTGATTGGTGTGCGACAGTGATTATAAATTTCATCATGGGAACTGATTTACCTAAATATCTAGGTGAAATGGAGAGTCTCAGTATAAATTCAAATTTAGGGTTAAAGTATCCAAGAGAACAAATAGAGGGAGATAATCATTTTATTTCATTAACATCTGCATTATGGTTAACTGAACAATATGATTATATCGTTGGTATTGCATTAGGGGGAGTAGGGTGCTCTGCGCTCATATCTTGCTATTTAAAAAAGCCTTTAGGAATAATTAAGCTATCTCATTATGATGAGGTTAATATAAACAAGAAAATACCCTTTTATCGTAGTTGGGAAGGGGCAGGTAAGATACTCTTAGTGGATGATAATTGTGGAAGTGGGCGAACCCTGAGTCATGCTAAAAAATATCTCAAACAAGTCACGATGAATGATATTTCAACTTTCGCAACAGAGTTACATTGGGAAAAATTTTTTAGAAAAAAAGTCTATCAGCATCCAGAGAATATCTTTAATCCTAAAACGCTAACTGAGCTTTCGCCTTGGTGTTTTCGACATTTTGAATTAATAAATTTGTTAAGGAAAAAAGAAAAATATCATACGGAAACGGCACGTATCACAACAGCCGACTGGATAGATTATTCGCTGACGATTATTTCGCTATTAGAAAAAATACTTCCAGAAGAAAAATATTTATTAAACCTGAAAAGTAAGTTTGAACTTTTCATGATCAATAACCAATAAAGGACAATTATGGGGAAGTCACATGTAATATGGGATTGGAATGGTACGCTTTTAGACGATGTTCATATCTCTCTTCTTGCAGCAAATAAAGTATTTAATCAGTTAGGCTTTAAAGAGTTAAGCTTACATGAATATCGAGAGAACTACTCTGTTCCGGTGAACATTTTTTATCATAATGTGATGGGGAGAGAACCGACTAAATCGGAATGGCAAACAATAGGTGATGTATTTAACCAATATTATAAACCCAATGTTAGAACGGCCTATTTATCTAGAGGGGCTATTGAAGCATTACAATATAGAAATAAAAATAAGTTCACTCAATCAGTTTGTTCTTTAATGGAACAAGACGAACTTAACCAAAGTATTTTTGATACACAGGTATCTTCATATTTTAATTTAGTGGAAGGGCGGACATTACCTTTATTAAAAAAGGGAAAATCCGAACAACTTTCATTGCATATAAAAAAATTAAATATTTTACCATCACGGTGTGTTGTGGTTGGTGATGCCGCAGATGATGCATTATCTGCTTTTGAAGTAGGAGCTAAAGCGATTCTTTATACTGGTGGGACTCATTGCGCTGAGAATTTAGCTAAGACAGGAGCCTATCTTGTTGATTCGCTTTTAGGAGCTGCAATGTTAGCAGAAGATATTGTTTAAATAGATAGGAGGATAAATGTTGTATTCAGTGGTTGGGTTACAGTTTGGGGATGAAGGCAAAGGCAAGTTTGTTGATTATCTTGCGGGAAAAATAAAACATATCGCAAGGTTTAATGGCGGCGCCAATGCTGGTCATTGTGTACAAGTAAAAAATCAACGACAGTCATTTTCACAGCTACCCGCTACCTTATATCAAGGAAATATGTATATTTGCCAAGGGGCATTAATCAGTCTTGAAATTTTAATTAGCGAAATAGAGCGTCTTAAGCAAATTAGACAAGATATCTCCATTTATATTGATTATCGATGTCATATTGTATTACCGATTCATGCTTCATTGAATCAAGCATCCGAAAAATTCAAAGGAAGTCGCAAGATTGGTTCTGTGGGGCTTGGGATCGGTGCATGCTTTGAAGATAAAGCCAATCGGCATGGCATTCGTCTCTATGATGCGCTTGATAAAATAAAACTTCGTGAAAAATTAGCTTTCCTGTGGGATTTAAGGGAAAAACAGATCACATATGTATTTAATGACACATTAACGCTAGAGTTTGAAGATGTTGTAGAACGCTTATATGAACAATGTCAGTATATTAAACCTTACCTTGCTTTTACGGATAAAAAAATACGTCAATTGCTTGGAGATAATAAGGATGTTTTGCTTGAAACATCTCAAGCGACCTTTTTGGATAATGCATTTGGTTCCTATCCTTATACCGTTGCTTATCAAACATTGGTGCAAAGTTGCTTTTCTATTATCGGTATACCTGCTTCACCGATTCATGTTTTAGGAGTAATGAAAGCTTATATGATCAGAGTTGGTAATGGCCCATTCCCAACCGAATTACATGATGATGCGGCAATTAATATTCGTGAACGTGGAAATGAGTATGGTACGGTTTCAGGGAGGCCAAGGCGTTGCGGATGGTTAGATCTGAATTTAATCAAACAGGCTATTGAGCTTAATGGTGTAACAGAATTAGCGATAACAAATGTGGATGTATTAGCAAATGTAGATGAAATTAAAATTGCTATAAATTATATGAAAAAAGATAAGCCTATTACTTGTGAAGCGGCTTTATTAAATTTATCAGAGGTGACACCAATATATTATACATTTCGTGGTTGGCCTCAATTAAAGGGGAACTATCATAGCCGATTAGAATTGCCTGTAGAATTACGTTTATTTTTATCATTTATTGAAGAGCATACAAATAAAAAAATTCGTTACATTTCGTATGGGGCCGATAGAGATAAAACAATTATTTGTCATTAAGTTAAGAAGAAAATTATGATAAATTATGTAACTGGTTTTATGTATTCACCAGATGCAACTCAGGTTGTGCTGATAAAAAAACGTCAACCAGAATGGCAAAAAGGGAAGTTTAATGGTGTAGGCGGAAAAATACATCAAGGAGAAACCCCTGAGGAGGCTATGAGGCGCGAATTTTTGGAAGAAACAGGGGTAATGACAGCCGTATCCGATTGGCGATGTTTTTTAATTCTTACAAATCCTGATAAATATCGTATATATATGTTTTCTACTTATAGTGAACAATTTACTCAGGTTAAGACAGTTGAGAAGGAAGAAGTCAGTGTTCATCACACAGCGTCATTACCAAAAAACAAAATTGCTAATTTAGCTTGGTTAATTCCATTATCTCAGGACCAAAAAATTATTTTGGATACACCATTAACAATAGATTGTCGTTAATAAAAATCCGAAGTCTTGTGAATTCACCCCATAATGATTATCAAAATGGGGGTGAATTATTTAATTTAAAACTGGTAGATGAGACCTAAGCCAAGTACATTATCAGTATTGATCTCATAATCACGAGTAAATTCTTTATCTTTTAATAGATTGATTTTGTAATCAATAACAGCGGTCATATTTTTGTTGAAATCATAAGCAGCACCAACTGCAATATATTTCACCAAATCTTGACTACCGTAGGTGCCGAGATTTTTACCTTTAGATTGGTTGTAACCAAGAGAAGGGGTTAAACCGAAATCGAATGAATACAATGCAACAACTTCTAAGTTCTCTGTTTTATTTGCGATAGATTCAGAATCATCACCACCAAAGCGAGTTGTATTTAGGGTTTGACCATACATTGCAGCTAAATAGAGTTCATCAAGCTCTAATTTACTACCAATATTCCATGCTTCAGCACGTTTACCCGTTGCCCCGACAGAACCATTTTTTTGACTTGGCGTACGTGATGAGTTCGAATAACCCCCACCGATAGATATACCCCAACCTAGTTCATAGGCTGTAGAAAAACCGTAACCATCACCATTATTATCTAATGAGCTGTCGCCAGTTGATTTGTTTTGGTCACCATTTTTACCTTGATATTGCAGAGCAAAACTCAGACCATCAATATAACCAAATGCATTATTATTGCGATAAGTTAATAAATTACGGTTACGACTCATCATATATGTGTCTTCTTGGTCCATAGTGTCTGCTCCCCACAGAGGTAATACATCGGTCCAAGCATTCGTATCATAGATCACACCATAATTGCGGCCATAGTCCACTGAACCAAAGTCGGCAAATTTCAATCCTGCATAGGCCAATCGATTCTGGTTTTCGTTATCCGATTCCGCTTTATGAGTTGTTGTTTCCCATTCGAAACGGCCAAAACCAATGAGTTGGTCAGTAATTTGAGTATCACCTTTAAAGCCTAAACGAACGCGTGAATCATCCCCATCTTCACCACTTTTAGCATCTGCAAAATAGTGTCGAACGTCAATTTGACCATACACATCAAGCTTATTGCCATCTTTATTATAGACTTCAGCGGCATTAGCAACACCAGCAGCGAATAACGCTGGGATCGCTATCGTAATAATATTATTTTTTTTCATGACTAATCCTTTAACCCAATAACTATATAAGTGAAATTTTGCCTATCTAACAAGTTAAGCGAGGGTATTATCAAGTGAATAAATCAAATCTTGCAAGCACTAATTAGACTAAAAATGACACTATATACATTAAGTACACTGCAATAAGGCTAATTTTCCCTATTTTATTAGGTAGATAGATGTAAATAGTTCTCATTCAATGAAAACATTAATATAGATCAATAAACCTTCAGATAAGCTTCAAATCCCTCTTCCTTATTATCGAAAAAGGTTTAATCTTAATGTTGTATATAAAATGCAACTTATGAGGCAATGAACATGTACTGTGTGCAATGTGAACAAACAATTAGAACTCCAGCTGGAAATGGCTGTGCATACGCACAGGGTATGTGCGGTAAAACAGCAGAAACGTCAGATCTACAAGACTTATTAGTTGCGGTGTTACAAAGTCTCTCTGCTAGCGCTGTAACAGCACGTGAATTAGGTATTATTGATCACGACGTAGATAGTTTCGCGCCTAGAGCGTTTTTCTCAACATTGACAAATGTTAATTTCGATTCAGAACGTATTATTGGTTATGCTCGAGAAGCTATTTATTTAAGAGATAAATTAATCAAGCAATGCCAAGCAAAAAATAGTGCTATTGTATTTAACCATCCTTTAATTAATATTCAGCTTAAAGGTAATGATATTATTGCATTGCAAAAACAGGCTGAAGATTTTGCACTTGATATTGATAAAGCACAAGTTGGTGATGATATTCATGGTTTACGCATGCTTTGTTTATATGGTTTAAAAGGTGCAGCGGCTTATATGGAGCATGCGCATGTATTAGGCCAATATGATAATGATATCTATCGCCAATATCATGAAATTATGGCGTGGTTAGGTACGTTACCCGCAAATATGAATGAGTTGCTTGATAATGCGATGGCTATTGGCATGATGAATTTTAAGGTAATGGAAATTCTCGATGCTGGAGAAACTGGAGAATTTGGTCATCCAGTGCCAACAGAAGTGAATGTTCGCCCAGTTGCGGGGAAATGTATTCTTATTTCAGGGCATGATCTAAAAGATTTGAAAATGCTATTAGAGCAAACCGAAGGTACAGGTATTAATATCTATACCCATGGTGAAATGTTACCTGCACATGGCTATCCGGAACTGAAGAAATATTCACACCTTGTCGGTAATTATGGTAGTGGCTGGCAAAATCAGCAAACCGAGTTTGCTAAATTTCCAGGTCCTGTTCTGATGACCTCAAACTGCATTATTGACCCAGATGTTGGGCAATATAAAGACCGTATTTGGACTCGTAGTATTGTGGGTTGGCCTGGAGCCAAACATTTAACCGGTGATGATTTCTCTGAAATGATCAACCAAGCTTTAGCCATGAATGGTTTTCCATACACAGAAATTGAGCACAAAATTACGGTTGGATTTGGGCGTCAAACATTATTGAGTGCAGCTGATACAGTGATTGATCTTGTTTCTCAGAAAAAACTACGTCACGTATTTTTGGTTGGGGGATGTGATGGTAGCCGTGGTGAGCGTAGCTACTACACTGATTTTGCGCGTAGTGTACCTGAAGACTGCTTAATTCTCACATTGGCGTGCGGTAAATATCGTTTTAATAAATTAGATTTTGGAACTTTAGAAGGCTTACCTCGTTTATTAGATGTTGGACAATGTAATGATGCATATTCCGCAATCATGCTTGCTGTAAACTTAGCAGAAAAATTAGGTTGTGGCGTTAATGACTTACCGTTGAGTTTAATCCTATCTTGGTTTGAGCAAAAAGCGATTGTTATTTTATTAACGCTATTATCGCTCGGTGTTAAAAATATCTATACCGGCCCAACAGCACCAGGATTCTTAACTGAAAACCTATTAAACATACTGAATGAAAAATTTGGAATGCGTAGTATTACGACTGTTGAACAAGATCTAGCTGAAATTCTGCCTGCATAATATTAAGTGTGATAGGGGAAATTTATTTCCCCTAATTGGAGTGATATCATGACAATGCCGAGTAGTTTATGTCCAAATAGAATGCAGATACATTCTATCCATCAAGAAACTTCCGATGTATGGACGATTAATTTAATTAATCACGACTTTTATACCTATTCTCCGGGACAATACGCTCTTGTTAGTATTAAAAATAGCGATGAAATCATGCGTGCTTATACGATTTCATCGACCCCTGGACAAAGTCGTTTTATTACTATTACGGTCAGACGATTAGAGCAAGGAACGGGGTCATGTTGGTTAACGAGCTCGGTGAAGCCAGGTGATTATCTATGGCTTTCAGATGCGCAGGGTGAGTTTACTTGTGCTGAATTAAATAGTGATCAATATTTGATGTTAGCTGCTGGCTGTGGTGTAACGCCAATTATGTCGATGGTACGTTGGTTAATGGCATACCGCTCTCAAGCTAACGTAAAAGTTTTATTTAATGTGCGAGATGAGCAGCAAATTATTTTTGCGGATGAGTGGCAACAATTAATTGCACAATATCCATCACGGTTACAGTTATGTATTATGCCGGAATCTCCTGATCATGGAGGGGTTGCGGAAGGGCGTTTAACCCTTGAAAAATTATCTGCATTAGTGCCAGATATTTGTTCTCGCATCGTCATGACGTGTGGGCCCACACCTTATATGAAAAATGCCCAGCAATTTGCAAAAACGTTAGGTGTGCCACCTGAACACTTCTTCATGGAACGCTTCTCGCTAGAACCGGAACCGATTGCCAGTGAAGAGACCATTACCTTAAAAATTCGTCAACGTTTGGTTGATTTTAAGGTTCCGGTGGGAACGTCTTTGTTATCGGCTTTAGAACAAAATAAACAACCAGTGATTGCTGCTTGTCGCGCTGGTGTTTGTGGGAGTTGTAAAACAAAAGTATTATCAGGAAATTATACAACGACCAGTACGATGACATTAACAGAGGAAGAGATTGCCGCAGGGTATGTTTTGGCTTGTAGTTGTCAATTACAAGGCGATACAGAGATTGCGTAAATAAAACAATTAAATGAACTGTCTCATTATATATCCCACTAATAATGAGACAGTGACTTATAGACAAGTTATTAAATAACTATACATACGTAGTTATAAGTTATTATATAAAAATCACTATGTAATTTTTATTAGCGTTAAATTTGTTTACTTTAAAACGGGTCCTTCAGGCATAAAATAAACCGATAATTTACTTAATGCATTTATAGCTGAGACGGCTATCTCTTTATTTGGGTCTTGGCAAAGATTGATAATACGAACAATCGCTTCTTGGTATTCAATCGTTGCTTTATAATCTCCCAAAGCTGCTATTGCAGCGATTTTTATCTCATCATTAACGCGAAATGTTAGATTCGTCAGCATACCGACAATAGTTCTGTCCATAATTAAAACTTCACTCTTTAATTAACTTGAAGATATTTTAAATTAAAATTATATATATTAACTTCCAAATTGATCGTTTATTTAATGTTTTTATTTTGAAAACATCAAAAATGAGACTTTTTTTCGAGTTAAATAATGCATTAAGTGCATTCTCTTATTTTTTTATTTTCTTTGATTGAGTTAGTTAATTAAAGTAAGTAAATTTATCGTTGAATAAATTTACCTGTATTATGGATTTTATTGTTATTTATTTTCGTTCAATAAATTCTAATGAGCTAAATTAATATGTTCAGTTTTATTCGTTTAGCGAACATCTCATAATAATATAAAACAGCGAAGAAATTTTTTTTTGCCTTTATTCTTATGGGGTTATGAAGATAACTATTCAAGTGCTATTTCTATTGGTTATTATGAACAATAGCAGTAAATAGCGTATTATTTACTAGGAGAAAAAATAAAAAAACATCAATGGTTACACTTTGTAACACCAAGAATTGTTGTTATACATAAACCTAAACAAAACTTAAACAAGGCTATGGTCATCGGAAATTAACCGTATTTTCGGGGTGGTAATTAATCATCTTATGGTTATAATTCGCGTCGCATCAAAAGTGCAGTATCTCGTTAGGCGAGGCTCCTATACAAACACAGGTTACTGATCTGACGACGTCGAGAGACGCCCAAGATCAGGACAGGATATATCGACCGAAGGTATATCCCCATGTAACTTCCAATATATGTGTTGGATACGTTGTATAGTGCTAAAACCGAGACGTAGAGATAGCCATCGCATTCTCTCATCTGGTTTCGCCCCTATGTGAGTACTGTTTGAGTAAACAACAGTAACTAGGGACTAATAAAATGACATTCACTACCCAGAACAAAGCGGGATCTGTAGCAATCGCTCAGTCCGCAATGAAAGGCGCACGCCTGAATACCAACAACACTCAGCAACCAAAAATTGACGACGCAACTGTCAGTGCATATATGAGCCAATCTTATTTGCCTGTTTCTATTGCAGATTCAGTTGATTGCGTGAAAAAAAATCTGATCGAACATTTAGAGGGTGAGCAAATTCCTACGTATTTGTTCGTTGTGGATCAGGAAAATTATTTAAATGGTATCCTTTCCGTTAAATCATTATTAGCAGCTGAAGAAAATTTGCTTGTGTCTGATATTATGCGTCACAACTACTTTTCAGTTTCTCCTGAGCAATCACGTCATGATGTTTATGATTTGATTAATCATAGTGGTTTAGACATGATACCGGTTGTACAATTTGGCAAATTGATGGGGGTTTTAAGACCTCAAGATATCGCTGAATTGATAGAAGATGAGAATACGTTAGATGCACAACTTCAAGGTGCGACAACACCACTTGAAGAGCCTTATTTAGCAACAAGCCCAGTGACATTATGGCGTAAACGTGTTGTATGGCTATTGATGCTATTTGTTGCAGAGGCTTATACAGGCACAGTGTTAAAAGCTTTTGAAGAGCAATTAGAATCCGCAATCTCTCTTGCTTTCTTTATTCCATTACTGATTGGAACAGGGGGAAATAGCGGAACACAAATCACTTCTACGCTTGTCAGAGCGATGGCATTAGGTGAGGTTAGCTTACGTAATCTAGGTGCAGTCCTGAAAAAAGAAGTATCAACATCGTTTTTAGTGGCAATAACTATCGGTGCCGCTGCTTTAATTAGGGCCTGGATTTTAGGCGTTGGGGCTGAAGTCACTATTGTTGTGAGTTTAACGATTGTTGCAATTACTATGTGGAGTGCGATTGTTTCTTCTATTATCCCAATGGTATTGAAGAAATTAAAAGTGGATCCGGCTGTTGTATCAGCGCCATTTATTGCGACTTTTATTGATGGAACAGGTTTAATTATTTACTTTGAAATTGCCAAATTGGTGATGACGGAGTTCGCCTAAAGACACACCATCGATATGATGCGGCAGTGTTATTTAACATCTGCCGCAACCAACGAAATAGTCTGTTTTAAGACTTCACCGCATTTTCGACACAAATACTGATTCTCCCCTCTAACAACTTTATTATGCCTTCTGATCGTTAATTCATGTGATGTCGTACAAGCACAATAATAAGTAAAAGTTCGGCTTTTCACT of the Providencia stuartii genome contains:
- a CDS encoding HEAT repeat domain-containing protein, which produces MDRTIVGMLTNLTFRVNDEIKIAAIAALGDYKATIEYQEAIVRIINLCQDPNKEIAVSAINALSKLSVYFMPEGPVLK
- a CDS encoding magnesium transporter, with amino-acid sequence MTFTTQNKAGSVAIAQSAMKGARLNTNNTQQPKIDDATVSAYMSQSYLPVSIADSVDCVKKNLIEHLEGEQIPTYLFVVDQENYLNGILSVKSLLAAEENLLVSDIMRHNYFSVSPEQSRHDVYDLINHSGLDMIPVVQFGKLMGVLRPQDIAELIEDENTLDAQLQGATTPLEEPYLATSPVTLWRKRVVWLLMLFVAEAYTGTVLKAFEEQLESAISLAFFIPLLIGTGGNSGTQITSTLVRAMALGEVSLRNLGAVLKKEVSTSFLVAITIGAAALIRAWILGVGAEVTIVVSLTIVAITMWSAIVSSIIPMVLKKLKVDPAVVSAPFIATFIDGTGLIIYFEIAKLVMTEFA